The proteins below come from a single uncultured Sunxiuqinia sp. genomic window:
- a CDS encoding SoxR reducing system RseC family protein, with protein sequence MSGEISHKGIIKKLTEKSIVVGIVNESACSGCHAKGACSMSDMKDKEIEINHFNGDYSLGQSVEVVGKTSQGFKALFYGYVFPFILVLFALILLTSLQFSEGISGLVSLFTLIPYYTILYLTRNKIRKSFEFEIKPLL encoded by the coding sequence ATGTCGGGAGAGATTTCACATAAAGGGATTATAAAAAAGCTTACTGAAAAAAGTATAGTCGTTGGCATTGTCAACGAATCAGCCTGCTCCGGCTGCCATGCAAAAGGAGCATGTTCTATGTCAGACATGAAAGACAAAGAAATTGAAATTAATCATTTCAACGGTGATTATAGCCTCGGACAATCTGTTGAAGTCGTTGGAAAAACATCGCAAGGTTTCAAGGCTTTGTTTTATGGCTACGTCTTTCCGTTTATACTTGTTTTGTTTGCGTTGATATTATTAACAAGCCTTCAGTTTAGCGAAGGCATCAGCGGACTCGTTTCGCTGTTCACTTTAATTCCATATTACACCATACTTTATCTTACTCGAAATAAAATTCGCAAGAGCTTTGAATTTGAAATCAAGCCTTTACTATAA
- a CDS encoding electron transport complex subunit E → MNQMQNFTKGFIKENPVFVLLLGMCPTLGVTSSAINGLGMGLATTFVLLMSNIVISVIKNVIPSKVKIPSFIVVIASLVTVVELVMQAYLPALYKSLGLFIPLIVVNCIVLGRAEAFASKNTIFTSAVDGLGMGLGFSFALTLLGAAREFLGSGKIFNLTIFPEDYGMLLFVLAPGAFLVLGYLIAIINRLNKA, encoded by the coding sequence ATGAATCAGATGCAAAACTTCACCAAAGGATTTATCAAAGAAAATCCGGTTTTTGTTTTACTACTGGGTATGTGTCCCACCCTTGGGGTTACGTCATCGGCCATCAATGGGCTGGGGATGGGACTGGCAACAACCTTTGTACTGTTGATGTCAAATATCGTTATTTCTGTCATCAAAAATGTCATCCCCAGCAAAGTAAAAATACCTAGTTTCATTGTGGTAATCGCTTCGCTGGTTACTGTTGTTGAATTGGTTATGCAGGCATACTTACCTGCTCTTTACAAGAGCTTGGGACTTTTCATTCCTCTGATTGTAGTGAACTGCATTGTTTTAGGACGTGCAGAAGCATTCGCCTCAAAAAACACGATTTTCACCTCGGCAGTTGATGGTTTGGGGATGGGACTTGGGTTCTCTTTTGCACTCACATTACTTGGTGCAGCGCGTGAATTTTTAGGAAGCGGAAAAATCTTCAATCTGACAATTTTTCCCGAAGATTACGGAATGCTACTATTCGTGTTAGCTCCCGGAGCTTTTCTTGTATTAGGCTATTTAATTGCCATTATTAATCGTTTGAACAAAGCTTAA
- a CDS encoding RnfABCDGE type electron transport complex subunit D — protein sequence MSKLLTISPSPHVHTSDSVNKIMYRVLLALVPALVWSVFMFGFEAIRVTLIAVAACVAFEYLIQRFIMKEIPKITDGSAALTGILLAFNVPASLPTWMIIVGALVAIGVGKLSFGGLGNNPFNPALVGRVFLLISFPVHMTSWPVTQHAAVDALTTATPLALLKEGVKAGQPVSEIMSTLPTNLNLLYGNMSGSLGEISAMFLLLGFGYMLWKKVITWHIPVFVLGTIFVFQGVLWMLNPENFIEPLFHLLTGGAMLGAIFMATDMVTSPMTVKGQLIFGVGIGVITVLIRNFGAYPEGISFAILIMNGFTPLINAYIKPKRFGGTK from the coding sequence ATGAGTAAACTTCTAACGATATCGCCTTCACCGCACGTTCATACCAGCGATTCGGTGAATAAAATCATGTACCGGGTACTACTGGCTCTCGTGCCTGCACTTGTCTGGTCTGTCTTTATGTTTGGTTTCGAAGCTATTCGAGTAACGCTCATTGCAGTTGCTGCCTGTGTGGCTTTTGAATACCTGATTCAAAGATTCATCATGAAAGAAATACCTAAAATCACTGATGGTTCAGCTGCATTGACAGGTATTTTATTAGCATTTAACGTTCCGGCAAGCCTTCCAACCTGGATGATCATTGTTGGGGCACTTGTTGCAATTGGAGTGGGAAAACTATCATTCGGCGGGCTGGGAAACAACCCATTTAACCCGGCGTTGGTTGGTCGTGTTTTTTTATTGATTTCCTTTCCTGTTCACATGACCAGCTGGCCAGTAACACAGCATGCTGCTGTTGACGCTTTAACAACAGCCACTCCGCTAGCTTTATTAAAAGAAGGTGTCAAAGCCGGGCAGCCGGTAAGCGAAATAATGTCTACTCTACCAACAAACCTAAATCTTTTATACGGAAACATGTCGGGTTCATTGGGTGAGATTTCAGCCATGTTCCTCTTGCTGGGATTTGGCTATATGTTATGGAAAAAAGTAATTACCTGGCACATTCCGGTTTTTGTACTCGGTACTATCTTTGTTTTTCAGGGTGTGCTTTGGATGTTAAATCCTGAAAATTTTATCGAACCCCTCTTTCATTTATTAACAGGTGGTGCCATGCTTGGAGCTATTTTTATGGCCACTGATATGGTTACTTCACCGATGACGGTAAAAGGACAGTTGATTTTTGGAGTTGGCATTGGAGTCATTACAGTACTGATTAGAAATTTTGGTGCATACCCTGAAGGAATTTCCTTTGCCATTTTAATTATGAATGGGTTTACACCACTAATAAATGCGTACATCAAACCAAAACGATTTGGAGGGACGAAGTAA
- a CDS encoding sialate O-acetylesterase has product MRQSKIYFSIAFLLVASLTCHAKVYRVFYLGGQSNMDGYGYVKELPSDLSKTFNNVMIYQAQMAKDGEEPNGDGIWAKLKPGHGKDFKTDGKMNQYGERFGVELSFAQRMQELFPGESIALIKYSRGGTSIAIGASSAGCWDPDYTEKNGVNQWDHYLATLRSALQIEDIDGDGEKDQLIPTGIVWMQGESDGHSAEVAIKYEENLTQLMDMIRASLRHDKLPLVIGRISDSGKDEDGLVWDFGNVIRAAQEHFVENDPAAALVKTTDNYEYSDKWHYDSKGFIDLGIQFADKMSKLLHEKEK; this is encoded by the coding sequence ATGAGACAGTCAAAAATTTATTTCTCAATTGCCTTTCTTCTGGTTGCAAGTCTTACTTGCCATGCCAAAGTTTATCGAGTCTTTTACCTGGGAGGACAGTCGAACATGGATGGCTATGGCTATGTCAAAGAGTTACCATCGGATCTTTCTAAAACATTTAATAATGTTATGATTTATCAGGCGCAAATGGCTAAGGATGGAGAGGAGCCGAACGGCGACGGTATATGGGCAAAACTAAAACCGGGCCATGGCAAGGATTTTAAAACTGACGGAAAAATGAATCAATACGGTGAGCGCTTTGGCGTTGAACTATCCTTTGCACAAAGAATGCAGGAACTATTTCCTGGAGAATCAATTGCGCTAATTAAATACTCTCGTGGAGGAACGTCAATTGCTATTGGAGCAAGCTCTGCAGGATGCTGGGATCCCGATTATACTGAGAAAAATGGCGTAAATCAGTGGGACCATTATTTGGCAACCCTTCGGAGCGCATTACAAATCGAAGATATTGACGGTGATGGAGAGAAAGACCAACTAATTCCGACAGGGATTGTCTGGATGCAAGGTGAAAGCGATGGCCATTCCGCCGAAGTAGCCATAAAATACGAGGAAAACCTGACGCAACTAATGGATATGATCAGAGCATCGCTGCGACACGACAAACTCCCGCTAGTTATTGGACGTATTTCTGATAGCGGAAAAGATGAAGACGGCTTGGTATGGGATTTTGGAAATGTGATTCGCGCAGCACAAGAGCATTTTGTTGAAAATGATCCGGCCGCCGCTCTGGTTAAGACAACCGATAATTACGAGTATTCAGACAAATGGCACTACGACTCAAAAGGATTTATAGACCTTGGAATTCAATTTGCCGACAAAATGTCAAAATTATTACATGAGAAAGAAAAATAA
- a CDS encoding Fe-S cluster domain-containing protein, producing the protein MSDTIIYTMIALSAIGILAAVILYLVAQKFKVYEDPRIDEVENALPGANCGGCGYAGCRAFAEACVKENELSSLFCPVGGNDCMGGVADILGLEAIAQDPKIAVVRCNGTCEHRPKTNQYDGATSCAVASSLYAGDTGCQYGCLGHGDCVAACDFDAIHMNQETGLPEVVDDKCVACGACVEACPKTLIELRKRGPKDRKIYVSCRNEDKGGVAKKSCEVACIGCSKCFKVCPFDAITMNNNLAFIDSDKCKLCRKCVVECPTNAIIEVGFPPRKVKTDLPPKPAVKKEVPKKVEGKSSEDIKPDNVDKK; encoded by the coding sequence ATGAGTGATACGATTATTTATACTATGATTGCCTTGAGCGCTATAGGTATTTTGGCTGCTGTCATTTTATACTTAGTAGCTCAAAAGTTTAAAGTATATGAAGATCCACGGATCGACGAAGTAGAAAATGCCTTGCCTGGAGCCAATTGCGGAGGATGTGGCTATGCCGGTTGTCGCGCGTTTGCTGAAGCATGTGTTAAAGAAAATGAGTTATCGTCTCTTTTTTGCCCTGTTGGTGGAAACGATTGCATGGGAGGAGTCGCTGATATTTTAGGACTCGAAGCTATTGCACAAGATCCAAAAATAGCGGTTGTTCGGTGCAACGGAACCTGTGAACATCGGCCAAAAACCAATCAGTATGATGGGGCAACATCGTGCGCTGTAGCTTCTTCGCTTTATGCCGGAGATACTGGATGCCAATATGGGTGCCTCGGACACGGCGACTGCGTTGCAGCCTGTGACTTTGATGCGATTCACATGAACCAGGAAACCGGATTACCGGAAGTTGTGGACGATAAGTGTGTGGCCTGTGGTGCCTGTGTTGAAGCCTGCCCAAAAACGCTGATTGAGCTTCGTAAACGAGGACCAAAAGACCGTAAAATTTACGTTTCGTGCCGTAACGAAGACAAAGGAGGAGTAGCAAAGAAATCATGCGAAGTTGCATGTATTGGATGTTCCAAATGTTTCAAGGTTTGTCCGTTCGATGCGATTACGATGAACAACAACCTGGCATTTATTGATTCAGACAAATGTAAATTGTGCCGTAAATGCGTTGTCGAATGTCCTACAAATGCGATTATCGAAGTTGGGTTTCCACCTCGAAAAGTCAAAACAGACCTACCTCCTAAACCAGCAGTAAAAAAGGAAGTTCCGAAAAAGGTGGAAGGCAAGTCATCCGAAGATATTAAACCAGATAACGTAGATAAAAAATAG
- the rsxC gene encoding electron transport complex subunit RsxC, giving the protein MLKTFKLGGVHPAENKLSANKAIEKLALPKSVFIPVTQHIGAPAQALVKKGDQVKVGQLIAKSGGFVSANIHSSVSGKVKKVDLSMDSSGYPKQGFYIDVEGDEWEDGIDISSELVKNFEADSKTIVDKINAAGVVGLGGATFPTHVKLMPPQGMKAEVLLINGVECEPYLTSDHRVMLEKAEELLVGIRLLMCALQVNKAHIGIENNKPDAINHLNKLTASDPTIDVVPLKVKYPQGGEKQLIKAVTGREVPSGALPISVGAVVSNVGTALAVYDAVQKNKPLVERVVTITGKSVAKPSNLLVRIGTPAQDLIEAAGGLPEDTGKVISGGPMMGKAISTTDIPVTKGTSGILILPKKEANRELMKNCIRCTRCVTVCPMGLEPYFLMTVSDKQIWEKAEDNNIMDCIECGSCSYTCPADRPLLDYIRLGKGRVGNIIRNRKS; this is encoded by the coding sequence GTGTTAAAAACATTCAAACTCGGCGGAGTGCACCCGGCTGAAAATAAACTTTCGGCCAATAAAGCCATAGAAAAGCTGGCTTTACCAAAAAGTGTCTTTATCCCCGTAACCCAACATATTGGAGCACCAGCTCAAGCCCTCGTTAAAAAAGGCGATCAAGTAAAAGTTGGACAGCTCATTGCCAAATCTGGCGGTTTTGTTTCTGCAAACATTCATTCATCTGTTTCCGGAAAAGTAAAAAAGGTTGACCTGTCAATGGACAGTTCCGGTTATCCAAAACAAGGATTTTATATTGATGTTGAAGGTGATGAATGGGAAGACGGAATTGACATTTCTTCAGAGTTAGTTAAAAATTTTGAAGCTGATAGCAAAACAATTGTTGACAAAATAAATGCAGCCGGTGTTGTTGGACTGGGAGGAGCAACTTTCCCGACCCATGTAAAGCTAATGCCACCGCAAGGGATGAAAGCCGAAGTCCTGTTAATCAATGGCGTAGAATGCGAACCGTACCTAACATCCGATCATCGGGTGATGCTGGAAAAAGCAGAAGAATTATTGGTTGGCATTCGTCTTTTAATGTGTGCCCTGCAAGTAAACAAAGCTCACATTGGCATTGAAAACAATAAGCCGGATGCGATTAACCATCTGAATAAACTAACCGCATCAGACCCGACAATTGATGTTGTACCGCTAAAAGTGAAATACCCACAAGGGGGAGAAAAACAATTGATAAAAGCCGTGACAGGTCGCGAGGTTCCTTCGGGAGCTCTTCCAATTTCGGTTGGCGCAGTTGTTAGCAATGTAGGGACAGCATTGGCAGTTTACGATGCGGTGCAAAAAAATAAACCTCTGGTTGAGCGGGTTGTCACAATTACCGGCAAGTCAGTTGCCAAACCATCAAACCTACTGGTTCGAATAGGAACTCCTGCACAAGATTTAATTGAGGCTGCCGGGGGATTACCAGAAGATACGGGTAAAGTGATCAGCGGTGGACCCATGATGGGAAAAGCAATTTCCACAACTGATATTCCGGTAACCAAGGGAACTTCAGGTATTCTGATTCTACCAAAAAAGGAAGCCAATCGGGAGCTAATGAAAAACTGCATTCGTTGCACTCGCTGTGTTACTGTTTGCCCAATGGGACTAGAGCCCTACTTTTTAATGACCGTATCCGACAAGCAAATATGGGAGAAGGCCGAAGATAACAACATCATGGACTGTATTGAATGTGGCTCCTGCAGTTACACTTGCCCTGCCGATCGTCCATTATTAGATTATATTCGTCTAGGAAAAGGAAGAGTAGGAAACATTATCCGAAACCGCAAAAGCTAA
- a CDS encoding RnfABCDGE type electron transport complex subunit G: protein MAQKESTFTNMTVTLFLVTLIAATILGFIHDLTKEDIALAKMKAQKEAIESVLPAFETLGDSYKVLPDDGADSLEFFPAYGADEQLVGVAVKTYTKNGFSGLITLMAGFSPDGAVTGYEILEHKETPGLGAKMDKWFKDEAKPKQNIIGKSPATTKFEVSKDGGEVDAITASTITSRAFLDAVRRAYNTYNQNQESEKTAENQTKKGGQS, encoded by the coding sequence ATGGCACAAAAAGAATCGACATTTACAAACATGACGGTTACCTTATTTTTGGTAACGCTGATTGCAGCAACTATACTTGGATTTATACACGACCTAACCAAGGAAGATATTGCTTTGGCAAAAATGAAAGCTCAAAAAGAAGCTATTGAAAGTGTGCTACCGGCTTTTGAAACGCTTGGCGATTCGTACAAAGTACTTCCTGACGACGGAGCTGACAGCTTGGAGTTTTTCCCAGCTTACGGCGCGGATGAGCAATTGGTAGGAGTAGCTGTAAAGACGTACACTAAAAACGGCTTTAGCGGCTTAATTACACTGATGGCTGGTTTTTCACCCGACGGAGCAGTTACCGGTTACGAAATACTCGAACACAAAGAAACTCCGGGACTTGGAGCTAAGATGGATAAGTGGTTTAAAGATGAAGCAAAACCCAAGCAAAACATTATTGGCAAAAGCCCGGCAACAACAAAATTTGAAGTAAGTAAAGACGGTGGTGAAGTGGATGCCATTACCGCGTCAACGATTACCAGCCGTGCATTTCTAGATGCCGTCAGAAGAGCTTACAATACCTATAATCAAAATCAAGAGTCCGAAAAAACAGCAGAGAATCAGACTAAAAAAGGAGGACAATCATGA